A window from Ignavibacteriota bacterium encodes these proteins:
- a CDS encoding diaminopimelate epimerase → MEKINFIKMNGAGNDFVLVNQIENPNFVPNSDLIKEICNRRKGIGADGFLFIKKNVNYDFELEYYNSNGKLGSLCGNGARCSIKFALENFNIKNATATFLCNNKIYSGEKVNSEIIKFNLNEISEIRLNQKILFEGKNLKFHFVDNGSPHVIIFWEDFENFTKENFDEFDVFNFGRKIRYSDIFKPFGTNVNFIKIEEKIKIRTYERGVEEETFACGTGVVASAVILSLLKKINSPITFLTKDFDVLTVEFEKKKEKFEKITLTGPAKINYIGVYNFQK, encoded by the coding sequence ATGGAGAAAATCAATTTTATAAAAATGAATGGTGCAGGAAATGATTTTGTTTTGGTTAACCAAATTGAAAATCCAAACTTTGTTCCAAATTCCGATTTGATAAAAGAAATTTGTAATAGAAGAAAAGGAATTGGTGCCGATGGATTTTTATTTATTAAGAAAAATGTTAATTATGATTTTGAACTTGAATATTATAATTCGAATGGTAAACTCGGTTCCTTGTGTGGAAACGGTGCAAGATGTTCAATAAAATTTGCGCTCGAAAATTTTAACATCAAAAATGCCACTGCAACATTTTTGTGCAATAATAAAATTTATTCCGGTGAAAAAGTTAATTCTGAAATTATCAAATTTAATTTGAATGAAATTTCTGAAATAAGATTAAATCAAAAAATTTTGTTTGAAGGAAAAAATCTAAAATTTCATTTTGTTGATAACGGTTCACCTCACGTAATAATTTTTTGGGAAGATTTTGAAAATTTCACAAAAGAAAATTTTGATGAATTTGATGTTTTCAATTTTGGAAGAAAAATTAGATATTCTGATATTTTCAAACCTTTTGGAACAAATGTAAATTTCATAAAAATTGAAGAAAAAATTAAAATCAGAACTTACGAAAGAGGAGTTGAGGAAGAAACTTTTGCTTGCGGAACTGGGGTTGTTGCATCTGCAGTAATTCTAAGTTTACTTAAGAAAATAAATTCGCCAATTACATTTTTAACAAAAGATTTTGATGTTCTAACTGTAGAATTTGAGAAAAAAAAAGAAAAATTTGAAAAAATTACCTTAACAGGACCTGCAAAAATTAATTATATTGGAGTTTACAATTTTCAAAAATAG
- a CDS encoding PHP domain-containing protein yields MYEYIGAIHMHSKFSDGSGDPAKIAQFADEVGLDFIILTDHNTLRALNEGYEKWYGQTLLLVGCELNDKFNKNHYLAMNISETYSTRQSAKEYVKKVKDAGGIGFIAHPFEERNSMKEHPPYPWTDWDAGDFTGIEIWNHMSEWMEGLTEQNKYAHFIHPLRSIIAPNKKSLQKWDELNKKRKVVGIGGIDAHAHKINVLGFVEVEVFPYKVLFKSIRTHILTEKKLRSKNISVNTAKQIIYESLEKGKCFISNDYHGDAKGFKFYAKIGNEHFQMGETVKKSGKINLKIILPNKIGKITLIHNGKPISAVENMEADFIVQKSGQYRVEVYLNNQAWIFSNHIRIEN; encoded by the coding sequence ATGTATGAATACATTGGCGCAATTCATATGCATTCAAAATTCTCCGATGGTTCAGGAGATCCCGCCAAAATAGCTCAATTTGCTGATGAAGTTGGGCTTGATTTTATAATTCTTACCGACCATAATACATTGCGTGCTTTAAATGAAGGTTATGAAAAATGGTATGGTCAAACTTTGCTATTGGTTGGCTGCGAATTGAATGATAAATTCAATAAAAATCACTATCTCGCAATGAATATTTCTGAAACTTATTCCACGCGCCAATCTGCAAAAGAATATGTGAAAAAAGTAAAAGATGCCGGGGGAATTGGATTTATTGCACATCCGTTTGAAGAAAGAAATTCGATGAAGGAACACCCACCTTATCCTTGGACAGATTGGGATGCGGGAGACTTTACCGGAATTGAAATATGGAATCACATGTCTGAATGGATGGAAGGACTTACTGAACAAAATAAATATGCACATTTTATTCATCCACTAAGATCAATTATTGCTCCAAATAAAAAATCATTGCAAAAATGGGATGAACTAAATAAAAAAAGAAAAGTTGTTGGAATTGGCGGAATAGATGCGCATGCACATAAGATAAATGTTTTAGGTTTTGTAGAAGTTGAAGTTTTTCCATACAAAGTTTTATTTAAATCTATTAGAACACACATTCTTACTGAAAAAAAACTAAGATCGAAAAATATTTCGGTAAATACTGCAAAACAAATAATTTATGAAAGTTTGGAAAAAGGGAAATGTTTCATTTCAAATGATTATCACGGTGATGCAAAAGGATTTAAATTTTATGCAAAAATTGGGAATGAACATTTCCAAATGGGTGAAACCGTGAAAAAATCGGGAAAAATTAATCTAAAAATTATTCTTCCCAATAAAATTGGAAAAATTACATTAATTCATAACGGAAAACCGATTAGTGCGGTTGAAAATATGGAAGCAGATTTTATTGTTCAAAAATCCGGACAATATAGAGTTGAAGTTTACCTAAATAATCAAGCATGGATTTTTTCTAATCACATTAGGATTGAAAACTAA
- a CDS encoding tetratricopeptide repeat protein, with the protein MIGKKKKLSKKEIQEDKLVTSFYKTQGFFEKNQQNLLIGIGAIAVIVLAIFWYNSKVEDDNIQATTQLASVIPLYEQGQYQKAIDGEPGTNVTGLLSIVENFGNTSQGEIAKMYLANCYFSLGNYEKANEYYSDYSGDNDLYKASSLAGQAACNEMKGNFEDAADDYKKAANVVKMESQAASYLLSAGKNYLKANAADKAKELFEQITNDYKNTNAAREIERFSYNF; encoded by the coding sequence ATGATAGGAAAAAAGAAAAAACTTTCGAAAAAAGAAATTCAAGAAGACAAACTTGTAACTAGTTTTTATAAAACTCAAGGCTTCTTTGAAAAAAATCAACAAAATTTATTAATCGGAATTGGCGCAATTGCAGTGATTGTTTTAGCAATTTTTTGGTATAACAGCAAAGTTGAAGACGATAATATTCAAGCAACAACACAACTTGCAAGTGTAATTCCTCTTTATGAACAAGGTCAATATCAAAAAGCTATTGATGGAGAACCCGGAACAAATGTTACTGGTTTACTTTCAATTGTAGAGAATTTCGGCAACACTTCCCAAGGCGAAATTGCAAAAATGTACTTAGCAAATTGCTATTTTTCATTAGGAAACTATGAAAAAGCAAATGAATATTATTCTGATTATTCTGGGGATAATGATTTATATAAAGCAAGTTCATTAGCCGGACAAGCTGCTTGCAATGAAATGAAAGGTAATTTTGAAGATGCAGCTGATGATTATAAAAAAGCAGCAAATGTCGTTAAAATGGAATCTCAAGCAGCATCATATTTATTGAGTGCAGGAAAAAATTATCTTAAAGCAAATGCCGCTGATAAAGCAAAAGAATTATTTGAACAAATAACAAATGATTATAAAAACACGAATGCAGCTAGAGAAATCGAAAGATTTTCTTATAATTTTTAA
- the efp gene encoding elongation factor P, with translation MADTSDFRNGLIIKFKNDLYTITEFQHVKPGKGGAFVRTTLKNLRSGKVLDNTFRSGESVEVVRVERRKYQYLFRESNDLVIMDNDTYEQINVSENLFDGGDKFLKEGEEIDLLVDDKDQIITVEIPLFVQLKVIETEPGFRGNTATNAMKPAKLETGVTINVPLFIDQDDVLKVDTRTGQYMERIKS, from the coding sequence ATGGCAGATACATCAGATTTCAGAAATGGATTAATCATTAAATTCAAAAATGATTTATATACAATAACAGAATTTCAGCACGTAAAACCAGGAAAAGGCGGGGCTTTTGTTAGAACAACTTTAAAAAATTTACGCTCCGGAAAAGTTCTTGATAATACTTTTAGATCCGGTGAAAGTGTAGAAGTTGTTAGAGTTGAAAGAAGAAAATATCAATATTTATTTAGAGAATCTAACGATTTAGTAATAATGGATAATGATACTTACGAACAAATTAATGTTTCGGAGAATTTATTTGATGGCGGTGATAAGTTTCTTAAAGAAGGTGAAGAAATTGATTTACTTGTTGACGATAAAGATCAAATTATTACAGTCGAAATTCCTTTATTCGTTCAGTTAAAAGTAATTGAAACCGAACCGGGTTTTAGAGGAAATACTGCAACAAATGCAATGAAACCCGCAAAATTAGAAACCGGAGTTACAATCAACGTTCCACTTTTTATTGATCAAGATGATGTTTTAAAAGTTGATACAAGAACCGGTCAATACATGGAAAGAATTAAAAGTTAA
- the accB gene encoding acetyl-CoA carboxylase biotin carboxyl carrier protein produces the protein MDINEIKKLIKVFESSTITELTVHEGDLKIKISKNGSFNTPIYTTQNIPVQNQILTNSSESNKIITVSETPKAKDENFHIIKSPIVGTFYRAPAPDADAYVQVGDNVNTGTVLCIVEAMKLMNEIECDTNGKIVQILVEDGTPVEYNQPLFKIEKS, from the coding sequence ATGGATATTAATGAAATTAAAAAACTTATAAAAGTTTTTGAATCAAGCACGATAACGGAATTAACAGTTCACGAAGGTGATTTAAAAATTAAAATTTCTAAAAACGGATCCTTTAATACTCCAATTTATACAACTCAGAATATTCCGGTTCAAAATCAAATTTTAACAAATTCTTCCGAATCAAATAAAATAATTACTGTTTCAGAAACTCCCAAAGCAAAAGATGAAAATTTTCATATTATTAAATCACCCATTGTTGGTACATTTTACCGCGCTCCTGCACCTGATGCAGATGCATATGTTCAAGTCGGTGATAATGTAAATACCGGAACTGTGCTTTGTATTGTTGAAGCAATGAAATTGATGAATGAAATTGAATGTGATACAAATGGTAAAATTGTACAAATTTTAGTTGAAGACGGCACACCAGTTGAGTATAACCAACCGTTATTTAAAATTGAGAAAAGTTAA
- the accC gene encoding acetyl-CoA carboxylase biotin carboxylase subunit, with the protein MFKKILIANRGEIALRIIRTCKELGIPTVAVYSEADKDSLHVVFADEAVCIGPASSKESYLKIPSIISAAQVTGADAIHPGYGFLAENSEFSEICAESNIKFIGPSPDMIDKMGDKAFAKSTMKKCGVLVVPGSDGAVSDVEEAKKIAQEIGYPLMLKASAGGGGKGMRIVWKEDEIMKAFQTASNEAFAAFNNGELYLEKFIENPHHVEIQVMGDQFGNVYHYGERDCTIQRRHQKLIEETPSPIITEETRQKMAEAAILGAKSVNYEGAGTIEFLVDKHQNFYFIEMNTRIQVEHPVTEMVNNIDLIKQQILVAAGNKITEIPKKPNGHCFEFRINAEDPDNGFRPSPGKINYLHFPGGFGVRVDSHIYNQYTVPPNYDSLLAKLIVWGGDREHAISRALRAFEEFAVDGIKTTIPFHIKVLQNEKFRNADYDTSFIDKYFAK; encoded by the coding sequence TTGTTCAAGAAAATACTGATTGCAAACAGAGGCGAAATTGCACTTAGAATAATTAGAACTTGCAAAGAGTTGGGAATTCCTACTGTTGCTGTTTATTCTGAAGCAGATAAAGATTCTCTTCATGTTGTTTTTGCCGATGAAGCAGTTTGTATTGGTCCAGCGTCTTCAAAAGAAAGTTATCTAAAAATTCCAAGTATTATTTCTGCAGCTCAAGTTACAGGTGCAGACGCAATTCATCCGGGTTATGGTTTTTTAGCCGAAAATTCAGAATTTTCTGAAATTTGTGCTGAATCAAATATAAAATTTATTGGTCCATCTCCGGATATGATTGATAAAATGGGTGACAAAGCATTTGCAAAATCAACCATGAAAAAATGTGGAGTTCTGGTTGTTCCAGGCAGTGACGGCGCAGTTTCCGATGTTGAAGAAGCAAAAAAAATTGCTCAAGAAATTGGTTATCCTTTAATGCTAAAAGCATCAGCTGGCGGCGGTGGAAAAGGTATGAGAATCGTTTGGAAAGAAGATGAAATTATGAAGGCTTTCCAAACAGCAAGCAACGAGGCATTTGCTGCATTTAATAATGGTGAACTATACCTTGAAAAATTTATTGAAAATCCTCACCATGTTGAAATTCAAGTAATGGGAGATCAATTTGGAAATGTTTATCATTACGGCGAAAGAGATTGCACAATTCAGCGAAGACATCAAAAATTAATTGAAGAAACTCCAAGTCCAATAATTACTGAAGAAACAAGACAAAAAATGGCTGAAGCAGCAATCCTTGGTGCAAAATCAGTCAATTATGAAGGAGCAGGAACTATCGAATTTTTGGTTGATAAACATCAAAATTTTTATTTTATAGAAATGAATACAAGAATTCAAGTTGAGCATCCGGTTACGGAAATGGTTAATAATATTGATTTAATAAAACAGCAAATTTTAGTTGCTGCTGGAAATAAAATTACAGAAATTCCTAAAAAGCCAAACGGACATTGTTTTGAATTTAGAATCAATGCCGAAGATCCGGATAATGGATTTCGTCCTTCTCCCGGAAAAATTAATTATCTACATTTCCCCGGCGGATTTGGTGTTAGAGTTGATTCACATATTTACAATCAATATACTGTTCCTCCAAATTATGATTCTTTACTTGCAAAATTAATTGTTTGGGGTGGAGATAGAGAACATGCTATTTCGAGAGCGCTTAGAGCATTTGAAGAATTTGCTGTTGATGGAATTAAAACAACAATTCCATTTCATATAAAAGTTTTACAAAATGAAAAATTTAGAAATGCTGATTATGATACTTCTTTTATCGATAAATATTTTGCGAAATAA
- the gcvH gene encoding glycine cleavage system protein GcvH, with protein sequence MNIPSDLKYTKDHEWIKVEGSEAKIGITEYAQGELGDIVFVDISPDLSEITKGEPFGTIEAVKTVSDLFAPCNGKILEINSKLGDKPELINNDPYGEGWIIKIEITSQSDLEELLDNVTYQTQITA encoded by the coding sequence ATGAATATTCCATCAGACTTAAAATATACAAAAGATCATGAATGGATTAAAGTTGAAGGCAGTGAAGCAAAAATTGGCATTACAGAATATGCACAAGGTGAATTAGGAGATATAGTTTTTGTAGATATTTCTCCCGATCTAAGTGAAATTACAAAAGGTGAACCTTTTGGAACAATTGAAGCCGTTAAAACCGTAAGTGATTTATTTGCTCCATGTAACGGGAAAATTTTAGAAATTAATTCCAAACTTGGTGATAAACCGGAATTAATAAATAATGATCCATACGGCGAAGGATGGATTATAAAAATTGAAATTACATCTCAATCAGATTTAGAAGAACTACTTGATAACGTTACTTATCAAACTCAAATTACTGCATAA